TGTTCCGTAAGAGTCTTGGTTCCATTGACATCGTAAGCCCACAATGCTTTATCAGAAGTCACCTTGATGAATCTGAGGTTAGGATCGACTCCTTTTTCTTCGTTCGCAGGTGTTGTCATGGTAAGAACAGGTGCGGCATCAAGTACAGAGATTTGCGAAATCCATACTCCCCAAACTGCTCCGTTCGGGTCAATGGTTAGGATGGCATCACCATCTTGAGGCACTTTGTATATTTCTATATTGTCCTTTCTTTCTTGAGAAACTTTCAGGTTGGTCGTCGGAAGAATGTCTACACCCGTATAAGAAATCTTTACCTTCTGTCCTTTATGAAGAGAAGGAATGGTGATGGTGGCATTTCTTGGAATGGAAACGCATTTGTTTTTTTTATCTGCGCATACGTGATTTGTGAAGCGAAGACCACGAAGCAAATCAACATCATAACCTGTGGCAACAGTAGGTGAGTTTCGCCATTCATCGGCTCCATCGACAGTTCCATGTGTCCAAATTTCAGATACGAATTGGCTTTCTGATTTTTCCCATAAGTTCTCGTCTTGGAAATTCCATGTATAAGGGTAAGCCTGTACCGTATAATTGTCCAAGCCACCTGTTTTGTAAGTGATATCAATGGATGTGATGTAGGCCTTATTGTCTGTTTCATTAGTAAAGGAGACAGAATTTGCACCTTTCTCCAATGACCAGGTTTGTGTGTTGACCCAACCTGTGGCAGGCGTTGGTTCTAAAGTGCCGCCTGTAGTTACAGTAAAGTACCCTTTATTCTTATTGTTTTCAAAAGTGAATACAATTTTTGTAATCTTCATTTCTGCTGATGAGCTTGAAATCGTGATGTTGGCACTTGTCTTTAGCGCAATCGTTTGTCCATGGTTAGAACCATCAGCAACGGCAGGGTTCCAACTGGCATTGTCATTGCTTGCTGCAGTGATTTTCAAAGTAATGCCTCCATTTTCAATCGATTGGGAACTTCCTGCGAAAACGTTCAGTTTGGCTAGGTTACAATCGCTTGTCGGATATGTGGCACTGAATGTCATCGTCTTGTCCGCCCAAGCATTGCTTCCCCAGAATACCATCAGGAGAAGCAAGCAAAAGTCAATCAATCTTTTCATTTTACTTTCATTTATATTTATAATGTTTTTTGTTTTATTTAATCATCGCTTTCTTATTGCCTATATCTATTGAATGTGATTTATCAAAACAAAGAATGAATCTCTGTATTGCACTCAAATGGTTTTCAGATACGGCTTGACAAGTTCATTTTATTATTATATTGCAAAATTACTTTTTCCCATATAGATAAAGGTGCAATATTGAAATTTTATAGTGGACAATAATGAAAGTATATTCGAATCCGATTCATAAACTACATTTTTTCTTCTCTTTTCGTGTATTTCCACCAATTTCTATTCGAAAATCCACCATGCCGATTCTTTTTTGTTGTAGTTTGCCATCACAGAAAAAATAGTTCTATATAATTATTCACTGAGCCCACTTAAAAAAAAAGGGCTCAGTTTATTACTTTTCTATTTTGCAACCGGCATTGCGGAGCAACTGGAGAAGACCATTTTCTCCACCTAAATTGGCGGCATCAACAACAAAGAAGGTTGGCTTCTCTGCCATCACAGTCTGCACCTTTGCAGCCCAAACCTCAAGAGTTGGTTGAGAAACATGAGCGCCAGTAGCCTTGAAAGCAGCATCTACGTCCTGTGCCTTGAAAGCACCTACAGCCTTATTCAACTTGGCCAACTCTGTAGGCTCATTCTCCAGAAACTCTACCAAGCGTGCCACTTGCAGCTTCAGGTCACTCTTATAAGTATCGTTGATATAAGCATCCACATCACTTAAACCGCCTACAGTCTCATTGTTTGCCTTTGCCTGTGCTTCAAAATACTGGTCGAAAGTATGAGTAGGATCATACATACCCATGTGGTTGGCCACAAAGAGCAACTGCTCCATATCTTCCATCAAGGCAGCAGGAGTCAGGTTACCATACTTTTTCTGCACATAGGAACTACGGAAATCCACCTCCATGTATTTCTTGAGGAAAGCATTAAGCTTTGTCTGCTGAGCCGGAGTAAGCAAACTGAGGAGAGTCTTGCCGTCAGCCAGTTTCTTAGCGTCATTGATGGTCTCTTGATAAGCCGCCTTGTTTACCTCGAAATACATCTGATCGGTATTAGTAAGCGCTTCCTTCAACTCACCACTCAGACTGACAACACCCATAGGATTCATGAGTCGGTTGGACGCCATGATATAGGAAGGCTTCAGATTGGTACTGTCCTTACTGATCTTGTAAAGAAGCTGTGCCTGTACACTCACCATGCTTACACTTATCAGCATAAGCGCTAAAACAATTCGCTTCATCGAATTGAAATTCATTGTCTTGAAAATCATTTGCTTTAAATTCATTTACTTTTAAATTAAAACATGAAACTTACCTTTCACAAAACTCTCTAATTTGTGGACAAAGGAACAAAAAAATCCCGATACAACAACAATTGTATCGGGATTTCATATATTTATGTGACATTTTTCTTGTTACTTAGCCTCACCAGCCTTTGTTGCATGCATGATAACCTCTACGTGGTTGTCATCCTTCATCACTACATTCTTGAGGAAATCGCTCACTGCCTTTGCATCTACAGAGCTTACCTCCTTCTTGTAATTGGTATGAGTATCAATACCATAAAGCAAATACTCAGAGATAACACCCATCCAATAGCCATTTTGCTTACAGTTTACATCAGCCTGCTTCAGAAGGATTTCCTTCACCTTCTGGAGGTCATCCAGATTAGGCTGCTCCATCGCATCCTTCAAGCCAGAATAGAAGTAAGGAATAGCATCCTTAGACTTGTCTGGGTTCATCATTGCATTACCAGTAAAGCCTACACGCATGGTCTTGCCATCAAGTTTTACACTTTCCATAGCATCAGCACCTGCATAATAAGCAGCACTCAACTTCTCACGGATATTACGGTTGTAATCCATATTGATAACGCGAGCTGCGATATCAGCAAGAACTGAGTTGCGCAATGTATAAGGAGCCTCTGAGCACCAGATCTCAACAGCTACATCCTGTGGATTCTCCATCGCCTTGGTAAACTTGTTGACAACTTCACCCTTCACTGGCAATGTCTCTACGTTCTTAAACTTCTTTCCGTTGCTTGGCAAAGAAGCGATATACTGCTCGATAAGAGGAAGAATCTTAGCCTCATCGAAGTTGCCGACAAAGAAGAAAGTATAATCCTTCGCATTACCGAAAAGCTGCTTACCGAGTTCAAGTGCGCGATCGTAGTTTACACTCTTCACCTCATCCACTGTCATTGTGCGGAATACTGGATTACCAGGATAGAGCGTACTGGTCAATGAATCCTGGAATACAGCCTGAGGATTGTTGCTACGATTAGCGAGTGCTGTTACCTGATTGTTGATCAGGTTGTTGACAGCCTTCTCGTCCTTAGTCAGATTAGTGAGCTTCAAATAGATGAGCTGCATCAAAGTCTCCAAATCCTTTGGAGTTGAGCCACCAGCCAAACCATGACGGTATTTTGAAACACTGAATCCGCAAGAAGCAATCTTACCAGCCAAGATCTTCTCGAGATCATTATTGGTAAAGCCACGCAAACCACTTGAGTTCATCAAGGCACCCATCATCTTCACCTCGTTGAGATCCTTTGTTCCGAAAGCAGAAGTACCACCATCGGCAGTGGCAGCAAACTGTACCTCGTCGTTCTTGAAGTCAGTCTTCTTGAGCACTACTTTGGCACCATTAGAGAGGGTAAGCATCTTGTAACCGAAGAGCTTATTCTCTGTAGTCTTCTTGATTTTACCAGCCTTAGGAAGCTCTGTCATCAATGGTTCCTGCTTTACATTATCAACGTAAGCTTCGAGCTTTTCACCACGCACCTGCTTTACGACGTCAGCCAACTGCTGCTGTGTTGGATAAACAGCACCCTCAGCATCACGCATCATCAGAAGTGTTACGAAGTTGGTATCAGTCTCGCAAATCAACTCCTTGGCATAAGCATTGATAGCCTCAACAGGAATACTTGGAACCAGCATCTTATAGATCTGATATTCATCCTCTACAGAAGGGATTGGCTCATTAGAGATGAAATGATCTACATACTGAGAAGTAAACTGCTCATTCTTCATCTTATCACGGTTAGAATACATCTTATCCAAACCGCTCATGAAATCCTCTTTATAGCGAACGTACTCTGTAGCCGTGAAGCCGAAGTCCTTAGCACGCTTAGCCTCACGGAGAACAGCTGCATAAGCCTCAAGCATCTTGCCAGGCTTGGCAACTGCAGTAAGACTGAAAGCATCCTTTGTGCGGGAAACCAAGTAGCTGCCATTATCACAACCAGCCTGGAGATATGGACAGTCAGCCTCCAATGACTTTTCGCCCAAACGAGAGCTAAGCATGCTGGAAATTGCACTCTGAACATAAGAAGTAGCGAAGTAATTGAGATTACCCTTCAAAGAGTCAGGTGTAGCATCGTGCTTCATGCTGATCATAGCCACATCGTAGTTCTGCTCCTTGTCCTTGTCAACTACATAGATAGCTGTATCATTGTC
This is a stretch of genomic DNA from Segatella hominis. It encodes these proteins:
- a CDS encoding TraB/GumN family protein translates to MNLKQMIFKTMNFNSMKRIVLALMLISVSMVSVQAQLLYKISKDSTNLKPSYIMASNRLMNPMGVVSLSGELKEALTNTDQMYFEVNKAAYQETINDAKKLADGKTLLSLLTPAQQTKLNAFLKKYMEVDFRSSYVQKKYGNLTPAALMEDMEQLLFVANHMGMYDPTHTFDQYFEAQAKANNETVGGLSDVDAYINDTYKSDLKLQVARLVEFLENEPTELAKLNKAVGAFKAQDVDAAFKATGAHVSQPTLEVWAAKVQTVMAEKPTFFVVDAANLGGENGLLQLLRNAGCKIEK
- a CDS encoding M16 family metallopeptidase; translated protein: MRLKQFFVAAVMLLATGSMVAQQMPQVPVDKDVRIGHLDNGLTYYIRHNNFPEHVASFYIAQKVGSINENDDQRGLAHLLEHLAFNGSEHFQGNSLQNYLQSIGVEYGKNLNAYTSIDKTVYYFTDVPTTRTTAVDSCMLILKDWSNGISLTQKAIDDERDVVHNEYRMRMVGQQRIMERSLPALYPGSKYGYRMPIGLMSIIDGCDPETLRAYYRKWYRPDNQAIIIVGDIDVDHIEAQIKKLFSGIKVPANAAKVIPELVPDNDTAIYVVDKDKEQNYDVAMISMKHDATPDSLKGNLNYFATSYVQSAISSMLSSRLGEKSLEADCPYLQAGCDNGSYLVSRTKDAFSLTAVAKPGKMLEAYAAVLREAKRAKDFGFTATEYVRYKEDFMSGLDKMYSNRDKMKNEQFTSQYVDHFISNEPIPSVEDEYQIYKMLVPSIPVEAINAYAKELICETDTNFVTLLMMRDAEGAVYPTQQQLADVVKQVRGEKLEAYVDNVKQEPLMTELPKAGKIKKTTENKLFGYKMLTLSNGAKVVLKKTDFKNDEVQFAATADGGTSAFGTKDLNEVKMMGALMNSSGLRGFTNNDLEKILAGKIASCGFSVSKYRHGLAGGSTPKDLETLMQLIYLKLTNLTKDEKAVNNLINNQVTALANRSNNPQAVFQDSLTSTLYPGNPVFRTMTVDEVKSVNYDRALELGKQLFGNAKDYTFFFVGNFDEAKILPLIEQYIASLPSNGKKFKNVETLPVKGEVVNKFTKAMENPQDVAVEIWCSEAPYTLRNSVLADIAARVINMDYNRNIREKLSAAYYAGADAMESVKLDGKTMRVGFTGNAMMNPDKSKDAIPYFYSGLKDAMEQPNLDDLQKVKEILLKQADVNCKQNGYWMGVISEYLLYGIDTHTNYKKEVSSVDAKAVSDFLKNVVMKDDNHVEVIMHATKAGEAK